The window AAGCTTTTAGTATATTAAGTGCCAAATAAGGGTTTCGAAAATAGAGCACTTTAAGTACATTATGAAAGTGTATTATGGAAGTGTACTAAGTgcacttaaataaaatgtattttagtgcacttttttttcatctgGGATTACAAATCGTACCGATTGGATGGAGGCTATGACGCGCTTAGAGCTGCtgtaaaattactggtttatgaCATTCACGTCCCAGGAATTCTGCAATGCAGGGTGTCACATATAAATGTTCAGAGAAGTCACATTTGACAAAATCTGTGTCGATAATGAATCGGAACGACACGACCGCGCGCATTGCGCACGTCTTCAGGGGAACATTTGTGCACTCCACATCGAGAGCTGCAGTTGAGATGCTGCAGGACTGTGTCTTAGGAGTCGACGATCAGGGCAAGGTGTGTTTAATAGCCTACTCAATTACAATTTGTGATGCGATCTAGAAAAACCCAACACATGGTGACATTATGTCCATAGCTTAAACGTAACAAAGGTTACGGCTATAGTTGGCTGAtagctatgatttttttttccggaatggaattttgaaaaacaaacaaacaaaaaacaggttTAAAGTGAGATgggtttcactttcacttatagGCTATATACTTAACTATCACAGTCTGTCAGGAGCGCTGGCATCATTACACAAACAGACTAAATTACCCTGAGGAAAGTTTTCCTTTGTTTATCATGATGTCTCTGAACTTTTGATCACCCCTTGTATGTTTGGATAGCAGGAATACTGTAAGCCTACCTTGTAGTTAGAAAAGCGAGCACAGCGCAACTGTCATCGGACCCCTTCTCTTTAGTAGCATCATCATCCGATCCTTCATCTCTGGATGTGAATTAGTCCATTATAACATCTTTTAGGGCACTGACATATCCACGATTGAGCAGACTGAGACGAGCAAGACCGTCTAGTGAGCAGCTTCAGACTGCGTTGTTTTCTTGCGCTCCATCATCTCacgatataaaaaaagaaaaagaataaaataaaaacctttgcgTGCAGTAGCTTATACAGGACTGACGGGACATGTGCATTGATACACTTTTATTAGATATGTTacgtgttttttatatatatagtttacctGTTTTTGTGGTGTTAAGAGAAAGCACCTCGCAACATGAGAGAAAATTTTCTGCTTACAATAAATTGCTATTTTTCTGCACTAAAAAAGTGAATGTTGCCAAGATATTTTCAGACATGACAGACAAGGTGTTATAGAATTGTAACTGAACGAACCCCTTTGAAAAATTTACATATACGAACTATTTTTAGAATTTCCAGAAAACTTCCCTGACGGGTTTTTCCAGATAGTTTCACATTTGCATCGTATCTACTTTTGATTTTCTTTCATAATGTAgtctattatattaattattaatataatagatgaatttatatatatatatatatatatatatatatatatatatatatatatatatatatatatatatatatatatatataataaattcattTATCAATGATTTTTAATGCACCtcaaatttctttcttttttttataatggtgattttttttttctttctgaacaGATTGCATTTGTTGAAAAAGATCAAGATGTGGACAATCTTACAAAATTGTGGGGGTTTGAAACTTCAGACTTAAAACAGCTCGGACAATAGTGAGTACAGTACATCTATCAATATgaattttatactgtattttctatAATCTAATATACATAAGTCGGTCCAGAGTGCACACAGACACTTTTGCATTCAGTTCAACCATTCAGCAGAtaacaaaagagcaaaaaaacattttgtaatccATCTTTTTGATGAACATGTCAATATTTGTGAAATAATAAGCATGTACAAGCTTGAAACCTTTCGATATCCATAACACCTTGTTGCAGTGCCATTGCTTAATTTTACTCAGTTAGCATTCAATGTTGCTCTACAGTGAGTTTCTTATGCCTGGAATGGTTGATACACACATCCATGCATCTCAGTATAGCTATACTGGCACCGCATTAGACCTGCCTCTACTGGAGTGGCTCAAAACTTACACTTTCCCTGTGGAAGCCAAGTATAACGACTTGGAGTTTGCCAATAATGTCTACACTAAAGTTGTGGTAAGCTCATTTAAATGGACtacataacatctaaataaattgaACTCTAAGGTAAATCATTGATGGAAATGATATGGAAATATAATGCatgttgaaaatataatttttttccctttttgttgACTGTTTGGCACTGTAGAGAAGAACCTTAAAGAACGGCACCACTACTGCTTGTTATTTTGCCACAATACACACTGATGCCTCTCTTCTGCTTGGAGAGCTGGCAGGTAAAACCCATGCAACCAAGGACACACACAGAGTATAATAATTTCCCTTGTGACTGTCTGTGTTGGCTAAGGGCTAACACAAGCTCACCCTTTCTTTAACCTTTGGAGTTTGTCTTGCTTTGCATTATCTTGTCTTAGCTCTTGTTCCGTCTAAGTATAACTgcatttatgtttgctttttacaTGTTATGTGATAAGAGGTGCACTGTGGCCTATCAGTCTGtgaataaaaattgtaataactCTGTGTaaactttaatattataataaggaTAATAAAACAATCCTTGATTTTTAGATGGTGATATACAGTATTTTTGTCCCTTTTCCACTAGATAAGTTCGGACAAAGAGCTTTAGTGGGTAAAGTTTGCATGGACTGCAATTCTGGAGTTCCGCAGTACAAAGAAAGTTCAAGTGAATGTAAAGAGGAGACAGACCGGTGAGTTTAGAAGGACTGTGTGACTGTACTGACACAATAGTGTTAGTAAGCTCATGTACAATTGTTATAAACCCAAACCCCAGTCTGATCAAAGAactcttgtttctttttttttctttttttgtagtttCATCAAAGAGCTTCTCAAAAAGGAGGTAAATGACAGGTTCATTTTTGCTCAGTTAATCTGTCTATTATAAAACTCTAGTTGTTATGCTGATCAGAGTTGGAATTTTGTTGTTGTGCCTAAATTATTTTAAGCtatgtaaatatgaatataaaaatatattatctgACTGTTTTAGTACCCGAAAGTTAAGCCTGTGGTTACTCCTCGATTCGCTCCGTCCTGTTCTTCCTCACTGCTCAGTGAATTGGGTGAAATTGCCAACAGCAACAAGCTTCGAATTCAGGTTTGTCCTTTGCATTGTTCACATGGGAGAAATTTAAAAAGGTATATGATGACTTATTAGGCCCCGGTCAGACAGAACatgtttttcagattttttgcattgactgtttttaatttaaaagagcAGTGATCTGtggtttttttttcaaatgttgctAGGCAACTATCATATACAATGTTGTTTCAGTCTTATCAAGGCTTACAGTGCATCCGTCATCACAATGGAAGGCCTGGCTCTCCATTCATTTGATTGgacaactgaagaaaaaaaagtgtattccCTCCCCATGTGCTCCCCATGTGCATGACCTAGTTTTCCAGTGTGTTTGATTGTTCATTTCTCCCAGGTGTGTCTTGTCAATTACCCATGCATTTAAGTTCCAGTCTGTGCAGTCTGTCTTCGTCTGGTATTGAATGTGAATGTCTTGTGCTACGTGTGTTCCTGTCTGCCCTGTGTAGCCCATGTTGGAAGGATTGAAGGCTGTTTACTGTGAATTCTCCTGTGTCTCCTCGTTCCCTGTTCCTCACAGTAGCATAGTTGAGACAATTATAAATGAATGCTGTAAATATCATAAACTGATATTCTAAACTCAGTTGTTGTGTATAATTAACAGTTAAGATGCTATAAATCATAAGAAAAAACACTAATAGACACCaagggcctgtaccatgaagccggATTATttggctagccaggtaagtttcagtttagtttgcatcaatcctgggttttaggtaccatgtaagtggcttggcttttagctgcGTTTATTGgcatagtaacttacactccacagataacctgctccggggcaggttatgttctgggttagagatctcaaactgaagctggaccaatcagatgtgagagaagtgacacatgtctgacacagtcactccagtttatcttgctccaaattaaaggtcactaatgctaaaaaaaaaaaaaaaagataagtacTGAgtctttttatgatttatataattattgtgattcatattattatttatcttttacacacaagcaattttgctttaacagttattataaatcgtttattttaaatagcaatgtATACAGATAAGATACagatcaaaagattgcactatttaaaaaatacaaaatctgaccttacatgttcaagtctctatcactatatattttcaaatgtgtaaACTAAGTTAACGAGTTTCACTTGTCACTTCACTGATaaagcaagatcatttattttatttgtcctccttcatatttcatatgacgtttaaatttgtcatattcatcaatctcttaacctttagcaaaacctttaaccttcagttttgaatctcgctgggtctcttgcgagaagtaaatcaaacttgctttgtgttgcaaggccaTGATTGGCTGTTCACCTGTGATGTCACATATTCATGTGCAcgtgctccacaaactcaggatcaaagcctgagttgacaaagaaagttgatgatcagcatcatggtaccaacaaagccggactggagaggtttggttttgtcaactcaaaactaatcctgaaCTCTGAATATGTTcggctaccatcatggtacaggccccaagTAAAATGTTTATCACATGTTTTTCTGCCATCATTAAATCTGTAGAGTCACATCAGTGAGAACAAAGGGGAAGTGGAGCTTGTGCGAACATTGTTTCCAGACTGCAAATCCTACACTGATGTTTACCTCAAGTACAAGCTGCTTACAGATAGGGTGAGTGGTATTCAGAGATGGTCATTATACATCAAAGACCTgatgacattaaataaaaaaattaaataaaaaatgacgttaaaatgtatgcatttagcagacacgtttatccaaagcaacttacagtgcattcagcctatcgatttttacctatcatgtgttcctggggaatcgaacccccaaccttgcgcttgatagttcagtgctctaccacttgagctacaggaacacatatgatggcatatatttttgtattctgtctaatatattactttatattttcctgtggctcaagtggtagagcattgcgttagcagtgctaGGTTGTGAGTTAGATTCCCAGGTAAAAATTGATaggctgaatgcactgtaagttgctttggataaacgtgtctgctaaatgcataaatatatatgtttttctacATAGATTGTAGACTTTGTTTCTGATTCATTGTGGAAATCTTTGGATTTTATGTTTAAATTTGTGTTGCAACATGAATATATAGCTTTAACACACATATACAGAGTCCAGGTGTAAAAGTTTGAAGTCAtgctttgtaaaataattttgttatcaAGAGTTTAGAACAGTGGAGTGCATTGACATTTGTTTGAGCACACAAATTCCctgctctgtaaaaaaaaaaaaaaaaaaaaaaatatatatatatatatatatatatatatatatatttatgacttATGAGACCTATAATTTAAAGAATAGTAcacaaaaaaaggtatttatttatttaactctaTTCACATTTGAtgattttaacttattttaatttggATTATTTAGATAGATTTGGTTCTTTTCAATGAAATTGATTATTATTCTAAATACACTTTACAAGTTAGTTTGAAAAAAagcaatgttacatttatttctgttatgttgAATCTTTGCAGAATCTTAGTAATATAAAGGGTTAGATTTAAGACTTGAAATTGGTTTGGA of the Carassius gibelio isolate Cgi1373 ecotype wild population from Czech Republic chromosome A5, carGib1.2-hapl.c, whole genome shotgun sequence genome contains:
- the LOC128010658 gene encoding guanine deaminase, encoding MQGVTYKCSEKSHLTKSVSIMNRNDTTARIAHVFRGTFVHSTSRAAVEMLQDCVLGVDDQGKIAFVEKDQDVDNLTKLWGFETSDLKQLGQYEFLMPGMVDTHIHASQYSYTGTALDLPLLEWLKTYTFPVEAKYNDLEFANNVYTKVVRRTLKNGTTTACYFATIHTDASLLLGELADKFGQRALVGKVCMDCNSGVPQYKESSSECKEETDRFIKELLKKEYPKVKPVVTPRFAPSCSSSLLSELGEIANSNKLRIQSHISENKGEVELVRTLFPDCKSYTDVYLKYKLLTDRTVMAHGCHLTDEELEIFHETGSAISHCPNSNISICSGMLNVRNVLNHKVKLGLGTDVAGGYSPSMLDAMRRTLDTSKALTIQDPQLKTLSFEEVFRLATLGGSEALSLDDQIGNFVVGKDFDALRVNVCVPDGPIDLFPGEGPKVILEKFLNLGDDRNITEVYVAGRRVVPFTDA